A genome region from Labrus mixtus chromosome 9, fLabMix1.1, whole genome shotgun sequence includes the following:
- the LOC132980553 gene encoding extracellular calcium-sensing receptor-like, with the protein MDGDIMLGGIFSFHSRWKEGQHTYSHKPLPLQCISLNFRGFQYTQAMRFAIEEINNSTDLLPGLTLGYKIYDSCGSIARAVKVALALVNGNKLVSTSSEEPCARPAQVQAIMGETFSSPCMAIATVIGPFHIPLISHAATCACLSDKTKYPSFLRTIPSDYYQSRALAQLVKHFGWTWVGAIRTNDDYGNNGMATFTATARQLGICLEYSVSIFRTDPPDKIQKIIDIIKAATSKVIVAFLSATDMLMLTHKLSEHNLTGYQWVGSEGWIFDSQIAATGGHHILDGAVGLSIPKAYVSGMREFMLDVKPLNSSSNQMFRVFWETLFNCKFKKTAETQGECTGQESLTRVQNSFTDMSLMPIFNNVYKGVYSVAHALHKILNCNNTCNNKAQLDPFMILQHVQAIQFKTKEGDEVYFNENGDPPAKYEVINWQPKENGFVDFVTVGLYDASLPAEKQLILQNTSLIWAQKSQKVPLSVCSEKCPPGTRKVLQKGKPVCCYDCLRCAEGEISNTADSITCEQCESDYWSNERRDACAKKEAEFLSYKEILGALLTSASLSGTLMTAVVAFIFFRHRHTPIVRANNSELSFLLLFSLTLCFLCSLTFIGRPSEWSCMLRHTAFGITFVLCISCVLGKTIVVLMAFRATLPGSNMMKWFGPAQQRLSVLGFTLIQILICILWLTISPPFPFKNMREFKNKIILECAFGSAVGFWAVLGYIGLLAMLCFVLAFLARKLPDNFNEAKFITFSMLIFCAVWITFIPAYVSSPGKFSVAVEIFAILASSFGLLICIFIPKCYVILLKPERNTKRNLMGKGAPK; encoded by the exons ATGGATGGGGACATTATGTTGGGGGGAATCTTCTCTTTCCACAGTCGCTGGAAAGAAGGACAGCATACCTACTCGCACAAACCATTGCCACTTCAGTGCATAAG CTTGAATTTCAGGGGCTTCCAGTATACACAGGCTATGCGTTTTGCCATAGAGGAGATTAACAACAGCACAGACCTACTCCCTGGACTCACTCTGGGCTATAAGATCTATGATTCATGTGGGTCCATTGCTCGAGCTGTGAAAGTAGCTCTGGCCTTGGTCAATGGTAATAAATTGGTATCTACATCTTCTGAGGAACCATGCGCAAGGCCTGCTCAAGTGCAGGCCATCATGGGAGAGACCTTCTCTTCTCCTTGCATGGCTATAGCTACTGTCATTGGACCCTTTCATATCCCACTG ATCAGCCATGCAGCTACTTGTGCTTGTCTAAGTGATAAAACCAAGTACCCGTCATTCCTCAGAACAATACCAAGCGACTACTACCAGAGCAGGGCCTTGGCCCAGTTGGTAAAGCACTTTGGTTGGACTTGGGTTGGTGCTATAAGAACAAATGATGATTATGGCAATAATGGCATGGCCACTTTTACAGCAACAGCCCGGCAGCTGGGCATTTGTCTGGAGTACTCAGTGTCAATCTTTAGAACCGATCCCCCGgacaaaatacaaaagataATTGACATTATCAAAGCTGCCACTTCCAAAGTGATTGTTGCTTTCCTCTCTGCCACAGATATGCTTATGCTAACACACAAGTTGTCTGAACACAACTTGACTGGGTACCAATGGGTAGGCAGTGAGGGCTGGATCTTTGACTCCCAAATTGCAGCCACAGGCGGGCATCACATTCTGGATGGTGCTGTAGGCTTGTCAATCCCTAAAGCATATGTGAGTGGTATGAGAGAGTTCATGTTGGATGTGAAGCCGCTTAATTCATCAAGTAATCAAATGTTTAGAGTATTTTGGGAGACATTATTTAACTGTAAGTtcaagaaaacagcagaaacgCAGGGAGAATGTACTGGGCAGGAGAGTCTAACTAGAGTGCAAAACAGCTTCACTGATATGTCTCTAATGCCTATCTTCAACAATGTTTATAAAGGAGTGTATTCTGTGGCCCATGCACTTCATAAGATTCTCAACTGCAATAACACATGCAACAACAAAGCACAGCTAGATCCATTTATG ATTTTACAGCACGTACAAGCAATTCAGTTCAAAACAAAGGAAGGAGATGAGGTTTACTTTAATGAAAATGGAGACCCACCAGCAAAGTATGAAGTTATTAACTGGCAGCCGAAAGAAAATGGCTTTGTGGACTTTGTCACCGTTGGTCTATATGATGcatctttacctgcagagaaacagctcATTCTGCAAAACACGTCCTTAATTTGGGCACAAAAATCACAAAAG GTGCCTCTATCAGTTTGCAGTGAAAAATGCCCCCCAGGAACTCGCAAGGTTCTCCAGAAAGGGAAGCCGGTCTGCTGTTATGACTGTTTAAGATGTGCAGAGGGAGAAATAAGCAACACTGCAG ATTCAATTACCTGTGAACAATGCGAGTCTGACTACTGGTCAAATGAGAGAAGAGATGCTTGTGCAAAGAAGGAGGCAGAGTTTCTATCATATAAAGAGATTTTGGGAGCACTCCTCACTTCAGCCTCGCTTTCAGGAACACTCATGACTGCTGTTGtggctttcattttcttcaggCACCGACACACCCCCATAGTGAGGGCCAACAACTCAGAGCTGAGCTTCCTGCTGCTCTTCTCCTTGACTCTGTGCTTCCTGTGTTCTCTGACCTTCATCGGGCGGCCCTCTGAGTGGTCCTGCATGCTGCGACACACAGCATTCGGCATCACATTTGTCCTCTGTATCTCATGTGTTCTTGGGAAAACTATAGTTGTGTTGATGGCCTTCAGGGCGACACTTCCAGGCAGTAATATGATGAAATGGTTTGGGCCTGCACAGCAGAGACTCAGTGTTCTCGGTTTTACTCTCATACAAATACTCATATGCATCCTCTGGTTGACAATTTCTCCCCCTTTCCCCTTTAAGAATATGAGGGAGTTCAAGAACAAAATCATATTAGAGTGTGCTTTTGGCTCAGCTGTGGGCTTTTGGGCTGTGCTTGGGTATATAGGACTTCTGGCAATGTTATGCTTTGTCCTTGCTTTTCTGGCGCGAAAGCTGCCTGATAATTTCAATGAAGCTAAATTCATCACATTCAGCATGCTGATATTCTGCGCAGTCTGGATCACTTTTATCCCAGCATATGTCAGCTCTCCTGGAAAGTTCAGTGTTGCTGTGGAGATTTTTGCTATTCTGGCCTCCAGCTTTGGATTGCTGATTTGTATTTTCATTCCGAAATGTTATGTTATCTTACTTAAAccagagaggaatacaaagagGAATCTAATGGGGAAGGGGGCACCAAAGTAA
- the LOC132980559 gene encoding extracellular calcium-sensing receptor-like → MLLIADLLLLSFLAIRGGKPMCQTYGTKELSQFSKEGDINIGGIFSFHQNPVRVNPALQVNPGTIQCEGLDPGELQYAYTMMFAIEEINNSSELLPGVTLGYRIFDSCPSIPLSIRASLNLMNRYESKEGSCSTLSNVHAVIGETTSTSTIGIARTMGPFHIPVISHSATCACLSNRRDYPSFFRTIPSDIYQSQALAKLVKHFGWTWVGAIRTNSDYGNDGMASFLEAAEKEGVCVEYSLAIYRTDPRKWFLEVVDIIKTSTSKVIVAFADGTDLDILIKELHAQNVTGLQWVGSEGWITYRYIASAVNYAVVQGAVGFAALNAHIPGLQNFLANSRPSTTPRDQGLVELWETVFGCTLTPSAETGAQSSVAACTGNESLWDTNTRFTDVSDASLLNNVYKATYAVAHALHMLFTCKDGQGPFENNTCADRANVQPWKVLHYLTKVNFTTKIGENVFFDELGDPVARYALVNWQMDETGYILFETIGYYDASRPEGQQFEMKAGVSAIWAGENLEVPRSVCSESCLPGTRRAFVKGKPICCFDCITCADGEFSNSTSETAGVLAFTLALIVFLLGKITASTLLVYLKMCVLYSLNMFMLSDAVKCEKCPPEYKSNEERNHCDLKAIEFLTFRELMGILLVTFSVFGACLAMTMALIFFHYRQTPIVRANNSELSFLLLFSLTLCFLCSLTFIGRPSEWSCMLRHTAFGITFVLCISCVLGKTIVVLMAFKATLPGTNVMKWFGPAQQRLSVLGFTLIQVLICILWLTINPPFPFKNMKIYKDRIILECALGSPVGFWAVLGYIGLLAILCFVLAFLARKLPDNFNEAKFITFSMLIFCAVWITFIPAYASSPGKFTVAVEIFAILASSYGMLFCIFLPKCYIILLKPENNTRKHLMSKVRPKFL, encoded by the exons ATGCTGCTAATTGCAGATCTGCTACTTCTTTCCTTCCTGGCAATCAGAGGAGGGAAACCCATGTGTCAAACATATGGGACTAAAGAACTGTCTCAGTTTTCTAAGGAGGGTGACATCAACATTGGTGGCATTTTCTCCTTTCATCAGAACCCAGTCAGGGTCAATCCTGCTCTCCAAGTCAACCCAGGAACAATCCAGTGTGAAGG ACTGGACCCAGGTGAGCTTCAGTATGCATACACTATGATGTTTGCGATAGAGGAGATCAACAACAGCTCAGAGCTGCTGCCAGGAGTGACATTGGGTTACAGGATATTTGATTCATGTCCAAGTATCCCTTTGTCCATCAGGGCATCACTTAACCTGATGAATAGGTATGAGAGCAAGGAAGGCAGCTGTAGCACACTCTCCAACGTGCATGCTGTCATAGGGGAAACCACTTCCACCTCGACGATAGGTATTGCTCGCACCATGGGACCGTTTCATATTCCTGTG ATCAGTCATTCAGCCACTTGTGCATGTCTTAGCAACAGGAGAGACTACCCCTCTTTCTTCAGAACCATACCCAGTGACATCTACCAGAGCCAAGCCTTAGCAAAACTTGTGAAACACTTTGGCTGGACCTGGGTTGGGGCTATCAGAACTAATAGTGACTATGGTAATGATGGGATGGCCTCTTTTTTGGAAGCagcagagaaggagggagtgtgtgttgaGTACTCCTTGGCTATTTACAGAACTGATCCCAGAAAGTGGTTCTTAGAGGTGGTGGACATTATAAAGACATCCACCTCTAAGGTAATAGTTGCATTTGCTGATGGCACAGACCTTGACATACTCATTAAGGAGCTTCATGCTCAGAATGTGACAGGCCTGCAGTGGGTGGGCAGTGAGGGCTGGATCACTTATCGCTACATTGCCTCTGCGGTGAACTATGCAGTGGTGCAGGGGGCAGTGGGCTTTGCAGCCTTAAATGCTCACATCCCTGGACTGCAGAACTTCTTAGCTAACAGCAGGCCGTCCACCACACCCAGAGACCAGGGACTGGTGGAGTTGTGGGAGACAGTGTTTGGCTGCACCTTGACTCCCAGCGCAGAGACCGGAGCTCAGAGTTCAGTTGCAGCTTGCACGGGGAATGAGTCTCTGTGGGATACAAACACACGTTTCACAGATGTTTCAGATGCCAGCCTGCTGAATAATGTTTACAAGGCAACATACGCTGTTGCTCATGCATTGCACATGCTATTTACGTGCAAAGATGGACAGGGGCCTTTTGAAAACAATACTTGTGCTGACAGGGCAAATGTGCAACCATGGAAG gttttgcATTACCTAACGAAGGTCAATTTTACAACCAAAATTGGGGAAAATGTGTTCTTTGATGAGTTGGGGGACCCAGTGGCACGTTATGCACTGGTGAACTGGCAGATGGATGAGACAGGTTACATACTCTTTGAGACCATTGGTTACTATGATGCCTCCAGGCCTGAAGGTCAACAGTTTGAGATGAAAGCAGGTGTGAGTGCCATCTGGGCAGGCGAAAATCTTGAG GTGCCAAGGTCTGTTTGCAGTGAAAGCTGTCTTCCAGGGACCCGTCGGGCTTTTGTCAAGGGCAAGCCTATCTGCTGTTTTGATTGCATCACCTGTGCTGATGGGGAGTTCAGCAACAGTACAAGTGAGACAGCAGGAGTCCTAGCCTTTACTTTAGCActtattgtgtttcttttgggtAAAATCACTGCCAGCACTTTATTGGTATATCTGAAGATGTGTGTGCTGTACAGCCTAAACATGTTTATGCTTTCAGATgcagtgaaatgtgaaaaatgccCTCCCGAGTACAAGTCCAATGAAGAGAGGAATCACTGTGACTTGAAAGCTATTGAGTTCCTCACCTTCAGGGAACTGATGGGTATACTGTTAgtcactttttctgtctttggggCCTGCCTGGCAATGACAATGGCCCTGATATTTTTCCACTATAGGCAGACTCCAATTGTCAGGGCCAACAACTCTGAGCTGAGCTTCCTGCTGCTCTTCTCCTTGACTCTGTGCTTCCTGTGTTCTCTGACCTTCATCGGCCGGCCCTCTGAGTGGTCCTGCATGCTGCGGCACACAGCATTCGGAATCACATTTGTCCTATGTATCTCATGTGTTCTAGGGAAAACTATAGTTGTATTGATGGCCTTTAAAGCGACACTTCCAGGCACTAATGTGATGAAATGGTTTGGGCCTGCGCAGCAGAGACTCAGTGTTCTGGGTTTTACTCTAATACAGGTTTTAATTTGCATACTTTGGCTAACAATCAATCCTCCCTTTCccttcaaaaatatgaaaatctaTAAGGACAGGATTATCCTTGAGTGTGCCCTTGGATCACCTGTAGGGTTCTGGGCTGTGTTAGGATACATAGGACTTCTTGCTattctgtgttttgttctggCGTTTCTGGCTCGAAAGCTGCCTGATAATTTCAATGAAGCTAAATTCATCACCTTCAGCATGCTGATATTCTGTGCAGTCTGGATCACATTTATCCCAGCGTATGCCAGCTCTCCTGGAAAGTTCACTGTGGCTGTGGAGATATTTGCCATTCTGGCTTCAAGTTATGGAatgctgttttgtatttttttgcccAAGTGCTACATCATCTTATTAAAGCCTGAGAACAATACCAGGAAACATTTGATGAGTAAAGTGAGGCCAAAATTCCTTTGA
- the LOC132980551 gene encoding extracellular calcium-sensing receptor-like has translation MFLFLLFVGTFGAEEDITHCKMLGSPEFPLLSRKGDITIGGAFSIHSQISKPSLFFTETPERLTCSRINFREFRFAQTMIFAIEEINNSSSLLPNITIGYKVFDTCGSTLPSTRAAMSLMNGQDRSMGKNCSSQSSVHAVIGASESSSTIVMLQILGIFQVPVISHFATCACLSNRKEYPSFFRTIPSDHYQSRALAKLVKHFGWTWVGAVRSDNDYGNNGMATFIKAASQEGVCIEYSEAISRTADRSEQVARVVKVIQSSSSKVLIAFLAQGEMDILLEEALKQNLTELQWVGSESWITAGHLANKRYSGILMGSLGFTIRKTKIKGLQEFLWKVNPSQNPQNNLLRQFWEVTFGCSFQSSQPQQTQCSGYERLQDINNPFTDVSELRISNNVYKAVYAVAHAMHNMLKCGKSGEAMNQSCLWKDDFESKQVVKYLQDVNFTLQSEEKQYFDENGDPAATYELVNWQRNQAGGTVFVAVGSYDASLPNGKQFTINGINITWAKESHKRPKSVCSESCLPGFRQAVIKGKPICCFSCIACAAGEISNSSSSAECSLCPTEYWSNEDHSQCVPKIIEFLSYGETMGVLLAAVSFFGASLTLVVSCVFFHFRHTPLVKASNSELSFLLLFSLTLCFLCSLTFIGQPTGWSCMLRHTAFGITFALCMSCVLAKTIAVVNAFKAKRPSSTVPQCSAALQRTSVLSCTSLQVLVCVLWLTLAPPYPHKNTAHAVDRIILECDLGSPIGFWVVLGYIGLLAGLCFVLAFLARKLPDNFNEAKFITFSMLIFCAVWVTFIPAYVSSPGKFTVAVEIFAILASSFGLLFCIFAQKCYILLLKPGRNTKKQMLGRNH, from the exons ATGttcctgtttttgctttttgttggaACCTTCGGAGCAGAGGAAGATATCACACATTGTAAGATGCTTGGAAGCCCTGAGTTTCCTCTGTTATCTAGGAAAGGAGATATCACAATTGGAGGAGCCTTTTCCATCCATAGCCAAATCTCAAAGCCTTCACTCTTTTTCACAGAAACTCCAGAGCGACTAACATGCTCCAG GATAAATTTCAGAGAATTTCGTTTTGCTCAAACAATGATTTTCGCCATTGAGGAGATCAACAACAGTAGCTCTCTGCTACCTAATATTACAATTGGTTATAAGGTATTTGACACCTGTGGTTCAACGCTGCCTTCCACACGTGCAGCCATGAGTTTAATGAATGGACAAGACAGGAGTATGGGAAAAAACTGTTCAAGCCAGTCATCGGTTCATGCTGTCATTGGAGCCTCTGAGTCCTCTTCAACGATTGTGATGCTACAAATTTTAGGGATATTCCAAGTACCAGTG ATTAGTCATTTTGCCACCTGTGCTTGCCTCAGTAACAGAAAGGAGTACCCCTCCTTCTTCAGAACCATACCTAGTGACCATTACCAGAGCAGAGCCTTGGCGAaacttgttaagcactttggcTGGACCTGGGTTGGGGCAGTTAGAAGTGACAATGATTATGGAAACAATGGCATGGCAACTTTTATTAAAGCAGCTAGTCAGGAAGGGGTTTGTATTGAGTACTCAGAGGCAATCTCAAGGACAGCTGATCGCAGTGAGCAGGTTGCAAGGGTGGTCAAAGTGATCCAAAGCAGCAGTTCAAAGGTTTTAATTGCATTCCTTGCCCAGGGTGAAATGGATATTCTGCTTGAGGAAGCTCTGAAGCAGAACTTGACTGAGCTTCAATGGGTGGGCAGTGAATCCTGGATAACAGCAGGCCATCTGGCCAATAAGAGGTACTCAGGAATCCTGATGGGTTCTCTGGGCTTCACCATTAGAAAGACAAAGATTAAGGGCCTGCAAGAGTTTCTTTGGAAGGTCAACCCAAGTCAGAACCCACAAAATAATCTGCTCAGACAGTTCTGGGAAGTCACATTTGGCTGCAGTTTCCAATCCAGTCAGCCTCAGCAGACCCAGTGCTCTGGTTATGAGAGACTACAGGATATTAATAATCCTTTCACAGATGTGTCAGAGCTAAGGATATCGAACAATGTGTATAAGGCTGTGTATGCTGTGGCTCATGCCATGCacaacatgttaaaatgtgGAAAGAGTGGAGAAGCGATGAACCAGTCATGTCTCTGGAAAGATGACTTTGAGTCAAAGCAG GTTGTGAAATACCTCCAAGATGTAAATTTCACTCTCCAGTCAGAAGAGAAGCAGTATTTTGATGAAAATGGTGACCCTGCAGCAACTTATGAGCTGGTCAATTGGCAGAGAAACCAAGCAGGAGGCACAGTGTTTGTGGCTGTAGGGAGCTATGATGCTTCACTACCCAATGGAAAGCAGTTTACTATAAATGGAATAAACATAACCTGGGCTAAAGAATCTCATAAG AGGCCAAAGTCTGTCTGCAGTGAGAGTTGTCTGCCAGGTTTCCGTCAGGCTGTGATTAAAGGCAAACCCATCTGCTGCTTTTCCTGCATTGCCTGTGCTGCTGGAGAGATTAGCAACTCCAGCA GTTCTGCAGAGTGCTCACTTTGTCCTACGGAGTACTGGTCAAATGAGGATCATAGCCAATGTGTTCCAAAGATAATTGAGTTTCTATCTTACGGAGAAACCATGGGGGTCCTCCTCGCTGCTGTCTCATTTTTTGGAGCAAGTTTAACTCTGGTGGTGTCATGTGTCTTCTTTCACTTCCGTCACACACCTCTTGTCAAAGCTAGTAACTCTGAGCTGagcttcctgctcctcttctctttaactttgtgtttcctgtgttccCTGACCTTCATTGGCCAACCCACTGGGTGGTCCTGCATGCTGCGACATACAGCTTTTGGCATCACTTTTGCCTTGTGCATGTCTTGTGTGTTAGCTAAAACAATAGCAGTGGTTAATGCCTTTAAGGCTAAAAGGCCGTCGAGCACAGTTCCTCAATGTTCAGCTGCACTTCAACGAACAAGTGTTCTTAGCTGTACTTCGCTGCAGGTCTTAGTTTGTGTGCTGTGGTTAACACTTGCTCCACCTTACcctcacaaaaacacagctcATGCCGTTGACAGGATTATTCTTGAGTGTGATTTAGGTTCGCCTATTGGGTTTTGGGTGGTTTTGGGATATATAGGACTCCTGGCTGGGCTATGCTTTGTCCTTGCTTTTCTGGCTCGAAAGCTGCCTGATAATTTCAATGAAGCTAAATTCATCACTTTCAGCATGCTGATATTCTGTGCAGTCTGGGTCACCTTTATCCCAGCGTATGTCAGCTCTCCTGGAAAGTTTACTGTAGCTGTAGAGATATTTGCTATTCTGGCCTCTAGCTTTGGGTTGCTTTTTTGTATATTTGCACAAAAATGTTATATTCTCCTTTTGAAACCAGGGAGGAATACCAAAAAACAAATGCTGGGGAGAAATCATTGA
- the LOC132980561 gene encoding extracellular calcium-sensing receptor-like: MPHVITGQIFMGLLFAFGAAEKRNAPFCQILGNPEFPLLSKDGDVMIGGAFSIHSKITQPPLSFSEKPTRLTCSRVNLREFRFAQTMIFGIEEINQSKFILPNVSIGYRIYDNCGSTLSSMRAVMGLMNNDELTVGKICSGQSAVHAIIGESESSSTIVLSRTTGPFKIPVISHSATCECLSNRNEYPSFFRTIASDLYQSQALAQLVKHFGWTWVGAVNSDSDYGNNGMAIFLAAAQEEGVCVEYIEKFHREEPEKLLKVVEVIRKSTAKVIVAFLAHVEMNNLLQQLSLHNVTGRQFIGVEAWITANSLVTPTSFRVLGGSLGFAVQKVNVSGLDDFLIKDFWDTEFRCKDTTTEISPCKGNQDLIELKDYVDDVAELRYSSNIYKAIYAVAHSLHSLLKCSKSQGCDKTVQVTPQQVVESLKRVNFTIKNGDQVWFDSTGAAVARYEVVNWQRGSDGSVQFKPVGFYDASLPPGQKFVLNTEAITWPGGNRELPVSVCSESCRPGAHKVLQKGKPVCCYDCILCAEGEISNDTDSNDCKKCPEEYWSNQNRDACILKNVEFLQHTEVMGVILIFFTLFGVSLTLIVVTLFIIHKDTPLVKANNSELSFLLLFSLTLCFLCSLTFVSRPSEWSCMLRHTAFGITFVLCISCVLGKTIVVLMAFKATLPGTNVMKWFGPAQRRLSVLGFTLIQVLICILWLTINPPFPFKNMKIYKDRIILECALGSPVGFWAVLGYIGLLAILCFVLAFLARKLPDNFNEAKFITFSMLIFCAVWITFIPAYVSSPGKFTVAVEIFAILASSYGLLFCIFFPKCFIILFRPEQNTKRHMMGKTSNNDTHF, from the exons ATGCCACATGTGATAACAGGGCAGATTTTTATGGGGCTTCTGTTTGCATTTGGAGCTGCAGAGAAGAGGAATGCTCCTTTCTGTCAGATACTGGGGAATCCAGAGTTCCCTCTTCTGTCTAAAGACGGAGATGTCATGATTGGGGGAGCATTTTCAATCCACAGCAAAATCACACAACCTCCCCTTTCCTTTTCAGAGAAACCGACACGTCTAACATGTTCCAG ggTCAACCTCAGGGAGTTTCGATTCGCTCAGACCATGATCTTTGGGATCGAAGAAATAAACCAAAGTAAATTTATTCTCCCTAATGTGTCTATTGGATATCGTATTTATGACAACTGTGGCTCGACATTATCATCAATGCGTGCTGTGATGGGCCTGATGAACAATGATGAGTTGACTGTGGGAAAGATTTGCTCTGGTCAATCAGCTGTTCATGCTATTATCGGGGAGTCTGAATCCTCCTCAACCATTGTGCTATCACGCACTACTGGACCGTTCAAGATACCAGTG ATAAGCCATTCAGCCACTTGTGAGTGTTTGAGCAACAGGAACGAGTATCCCTCTTTCTTTCGCACCATTGCCAGTGACCTCTACCAAAGCCAAGCCCTAGCTCAGTTGGTCAAGCACTTTGGCTGGACCTGGGTCGGTGCAGTTAACAGTGACAGTGACTATGGCAACAATGGCATGGCCATCTTTCTTGCTGCAGCGCAGGaggaaggagtgtgtgtggagTATATAGAGAAATTTCACAGGGAAGAGCCGGAAAAACTCTTGAAAGTGGTAGAAGTGATCCGAAAGAGCACAGCAAAGGTCATCGTTGCTTTCCTTGCCCACGTTGAGATGAACAACCTTCTACAGCAGTTGAGTCTGCACAATGTCACGGGCCGGCAGTTTATTGGTGTGGAGGCTTGGATCACCGCCAACAGTCTTGTGACTCCTACCAGCTTTAGAGTGCTGGGAGGTTCACTGGGATTCGCTGTGCAAAAGGTCAATGTAAGCGGCCTAGATGATTTCTTAATCAAAGATTTCTGGGATACAGAGTTTAGGTGCAAGgacacaacaacagaaatatCACCATGCAAAGGAAACCAGGATCTAATTGAGCTCAAAGATTATGTTGATGATGTGGCTGAGCTCAGATACTCCAGTAACATATACAAAGCCATCTATGCTGTGGCACATTCTCTGCACAGCCTCCTGAAATGCTCAAAAAGTCAGGGATGTGACAAGACTGTCCAAGTAACTCCCCAGCAG GTTGTGGAGTCTCTAAAGCGAGTCAATTTCACTATAAAGAACGGAGATCAGGTGTGGTTCGACAGCactggagcagctgtggctcgATATGAAGTGGTGAACTGGCAGAGGGGATCGGACGGCTCAGTCCAGTTTAAACCTGTCGGCTTTTATgatgcctccctccctcccggACAGAAGTTTGTCCTCAATACTGAAGCCATAACGTGGcctggaggaaacagagag TTACCTGTATCAGTGTGCAGTGAGAGCTGTCGCCCAGGAGCTCATAAAGTCCTTCAGAAAGGGAAGCCCGTCTGCTGCTATGACTGTATTCTGTgtgcagagggagaaatcagcaACGACACAG ATTCAAATGACTGCAAAAAGTGTCCTGAAGAGTATTGGTCCAATCAAAACAGAGATGCATGTATACTGAAAAACGTTGAGTTCCTCCAACACACTGAGGTTATGGGTGTAATActaatattttttactttgtttggtGTGTCCCTTACATTAATCGTTGTGACTCTATTCATAATACACAAGGACACTCCATTGGTGAAAGCAAACAACTCAGAGCTGAGCTTCCTGCTGCTCTTCTCCTTGACTCTGTGCTTCCTGTGTTCTCTGACCTTCGTCAGCCGGCCCTCTGAGTGGTCCTGCATGCTGCGGCACACAGCATTCGGCATCACATTTGTCCTCTGTATCTCATGTGTTCTAGGGAAAACTATAGTTGTATTGATGGCATTTAAAGCGACACTTCCAGGCACTAATGTGATGAAATGGTTTGGGCCTGCACAGCGGAGACTCAGTGTTCTGGGTTTTACTCTAATACAGGTTTTAATTTGCATACTTTGGCTGACAATCAATCCTCCCTTTCccttcaaaaatatgaaaatctaTAAGGACAGGATTATCCTTGAGTGTGCCCTTGGATCACCTGTAGGGTTCTGGGCTGTGTTAGGATACATAGGACTTCTTGCTattctgtgttttgttctggCGTTTCTAGCTCGAAAGCTGCCTGATAATTTCAATGAAGCTAAATTCATCACCTTCAGCATGCTGATATTCTGTGCAGTCTGGATCACGTTTATCCCAGCGTATGTCAGCTCTCCTGGAAAGTTCACTGTGGCTGTGGAGATATTTGCCATTCTGGCTTCTAGTTATGGAttacttttttgcattttttttccaaaatgtttcatCATTTTGTTTCGACCAgagcaaaacacaaagagacacatgaTGGGCAAGACGTCTAATAATgatacacatttttaa